The following are encoded together in the Glycine max cultivar Williams 82 chromosome 8, Glycine_max_v4.0, whole genome shotgun sequence genome:
- the LOC100781241 gene encoding zinc-finger homeodomain protein 2, producing the protein MEFQKHHEEAELGLPTAVAATSYEEFGMPLNHGEQEPVVEVVPMAVPMAVPVAPPTNIVAQNSGKGKYQECLKNHGVSIGKHIIDGCIEFLPGGEEGTLEALKCVVCSCHRNFHRKETHDTYSVPFHHHHPPLPPPVPFAAYYRAPPGYPHMTGHQRAMLAHPSLSGGGGPQPPLEDLEDSDPTSGATTHDGSGSSSKKRFRTKFTQHQKDKMLVFAEKLGWRMQKNDDNVVQEFCSEIGVQRHVLKVWMHNNKHTLGKKP; encoded by the coding sequence ATGGAATTTCAGAAGCATCATGAGGAAGCTGAGCTTGGGCTGCCCACAGCAGTAGCAGCAACGAGCTATGAAGAGTTTGGAATGCCACTGAATCACGGCGAACAAGAGCCAGTGGTGGAAGTGGTACCAATGGCGGTGCCAATGGCGGTTCCAGTGGCACCACCCACCAACATTGTGGCCCAAAACAGTGGCAAGGGAAAGTACCAAGAATGCCTCAAGAACCACGGTGTCTCAATCGGTAAACACATTATCGACGGCTGCATCGAGTTCCTGCCGGGGGGTGAGGAGGGCACCCTGGAAGCGCTAAAATGCGTTGTGTGCAGCTGCCACCGAAACTTCCATCGTAAGGAGACCCACGACACCTACTCAGTGcccttccaccaccaccacccacCGCTGCCACCCCCAGTGCCATTTGCAGCTTACTATCGTGCCCCGCCGGGGTACCCACACATGACGGGGCACCAACGTGCCATGCTGGCACACCCGTCCTTGTCAGGAGGAGGTGGGCCCCAGCCCCCCTTGGAAGACCTGGAGGACTCAGACCCTACGAGTGGTGCCACCACTCATGATGGGTCTGGGTCAAGCAGCAAAAAACGCTTCAGGACCAAATTTACCCAGCATCAGAAAGACAAGATGTTGGTCTTCGCTGAGAAACTCGGGTGGAGGATGCAAAAGAATGATGACAACGTCGTGCAAGAGTTTTGCTCCGAAATCGGTGTTCAACGTCATGTGCTAAAGGTGTGGATGCATAATAACAAGCACACCTTAGGTAAGAAGCCCTAG